AGGTCGAGCGCGTCCATCCCCAGCCGATCGAGCGAGTGCTCGAGTTCCTGTTCGATCGTCTTCCGGGAGAGGCCGCTGGCGTTCCGGTGGTCGGACGCGCCGGTGAACCGAACCTTCGAGGCGACGACCAGCCGATCGCGATCGTAGTCCGCGAGGATGTCGCCGAGGATCGCCTCGCTCTCGCCCGCCGAGTAGACGTTCGCCGTGTCGAAGAAGGTGATCCCGAGATCGATCGCGCGCTCGATCAACTCGCGGCTCTCGTCCTCGTCGAGCATCCAGTCCTGCCCGGTCCCGAAGCTCATACAGCCGAGACAGATCTTGCTGACCTCCATCCCGGTCGAGCCGAGGGTGGTGTACTCCATGAGCCATCCACGGCGACGAGATCCTAATACCCGGCGTCGACGGCAATCGATCCACCCGACCGGGACCTCGCAAAATCGTGTGAACCCGCGCCGGATTTATACCTGCTTCGCCCCTATGCCCGCCCGTGAGTACGCGAACGAGTGCGCTCGATGCAGTCGTCTTCGGTGTCGACGTCCAGAGCGGTGACGTGCGCGGCGACGCACCCTCCTACGCGCTGGTCGTTTACGACGGCGAGGACGTCAGCCGCGACGTCGTCACCCACCGAAAACTCCGGCGACTGATCGACGACGAGGAGCCGGCGATCGTCGCGACGGACAACATGTACGAACTGGCTGCCGACAAGGACCAGTTGATACACTTCCTCGGCTCGCTCCCCACCGGGACGAAACTCGTCCAGGTGACGGGTGCCGAACAGCCCGAGCCACTCTCGCGCGTCGCGAAGCGTCACGGCATCCCCTACGGGAAAGAGCCGATGCAGGAGGCCGAAGCCGCCGCTCGCCTGGCCGCCCACAGCGTCGGCCAGGAGGTCTCCGCCTTCACCGACACGACCGAGGTCAAGGTCGCCAGGGGCCGATCGACCGGCAAGGGCGGCTGGAGCGAGGACCGCTACACCCGGCGCATCCACGGCTCGGTCAAGAAACGCGCCCGCGAGGTCGAATCCGAACTCGAGGACGCGAACCTCGCATACGAGGCGGACGTTCGGGAGGCCTACGGCGGCTACGCCAACGCCGTCTTCACCGTCGAGGCGAAGCCGAGCGACATCCCCGTCTCCCGGAGCCGATCGGGCGACGTTCGCGTCGAGATCGAGCGCGAGCGCCGGGACGGCATCGAGTTCCGTCCGCTGGCGAAGCGTCGCGACCACGTCGTCGTCGGGATCGATCCGGGGACGACGACCGCGGTCGCGATCGTCTCCCTCGAGGGCACGGTCCTCGACGTCTGGAGTTCGCGCACGAGCGACACCGCGGACGTGATCGAGTGGATCGTCGAGCGGGGTCGCCCGATCATCGTCGCCGCCGACGTGACGCCGATGCCCGAGACGGTCGAGAAGTTCCGCCGGAGCTTCGACGCCGCGGGCTGGACGCCCGCGAGCGACCTCCCGATCGACGAGAAACAGCATCGCACGCGCGAGCATCCCTACGAGGACGATCACCAGCGGGACGCGCTGGCCGCCGCACTGTTCGCCGTCGACGATCACGAGGACCAGTTCGATCGCATCGCGGCCAAACTCCCGCCGGGCGTCGATCGGGGCGAGGTCACGGCCCGGGTCGTCGCCGGCGAGGAGAGCGTCGAGGCCGTCCTCACCGATCTCGAGGACGACGACACCGACGACGAGGACACATCCGAACACGAACCCCGCGAACTCACCGAGGAGGAGAAGCGGATCAAGGACCTGAAACGGCAGGTCGATCGGCTCCAGTCCCACGTCGAGACCCTCGAGGGACGACTCGAGAAGCGAGACGACCGGATCGACGAACTCGAACGGGAACTCGACGCCGCCCGCCGCGAGGAGCGCAAGGAAGTCCGCCGAGACCGCGAGGTGAACCGCCTCGAGCGGAAGGCAAACCGGCTGGAACGCGAGCGTGACGAGGCCCGCGAGGACGCCGAGACCCTCGAGAAGAAAGTCGATCGGATGAAGGCCCTGTGGAAGCTGGATCACTCGAACTTCAGCGACGTCTCCGCCGAGAAGGAGGGACTCGTCCCCGTCAAGGTCGTCGAGAAATTCACGAAGGGCGCGATCCGCGAGGCCGACGATCAGTACGGCATCGCGCCGGGCGACGTCGTCTACCTGCGCGACGCCAGCGGCGCCGGCCGATCGACGGCCGAACTACTCGCGGACTTCGAACCGCGCGTCATCCTGAAAGACGGCGGTCTCTCCGAGATCGCCGACGAGATCCTCTTCGACGAGGAGATTCCGGTCGGTCCCGCGGGCGACGTCGCCATGCAGGAGGTCGACGAACTCGCCGTCGCCCGCGAGGACGACGTCGAGGCCGTCATCGACGACTGGCACGACCGGGCCGCCGCCCGCAGGCGCGATCGGAAACTGGAGATGGTCGATCGGCTCATCAGCGAACACCGCGCGGGCGACAACGAGGCGTAACTCGGCCGTTCGGGAGGGCCTGGCCGTACTCCGGGGATTCGACGGCGACAGGCCCGACGGCTCGTGGTCGAGGAAGAGCCGACGGGCGTCGCGTAGCCGAGCAGCGCACCGAGGCCGAGGTCCACGGCGATACCGGGACCTCCGGATCGCACTCCTGGCGGACAGACCGGACGAGAACGTGGTGACGAGCTACCGGCACGGTTCGGCGGTGTCGGGTCGAAAGCGGCTCATCGCGACGGTCACATCATCCCCCACGCGCCGAGTACGTTCGAGATCAACGCCTTCACGACGAGGCCGAGTCCGGCGAGCACGAGCGCCATTCCGACCGCGACGACCGGATCCGCCCAGGCGATCAGGCCGATGCCAGCAGCGACGATCAGGAGGCCGACGATTCCGAGCGGACCGAGATTCCGTAGCATGGTCAGGTCTGGATACCCGACAGAAATAAACGGCGTGGTTTTTCCGTTCGAGTCCGATCGCCGCGACGTGTGGCGGTTGAGAGCACGAAGATCAGTAAAGGGTTAAACCGATCGAACGACAACGTGGGGCCATGAGCGACGACGAGGGCGGTCGCAAGAACCTCCGTATGCCAGAGGACGACGAGGTCTTCGCGACCGTCACGGACATGCTCGGGGCGAATCGCGTCAAAGTACGGTGTGCTGACGGGAAAGAGCGCAC
The nucleotide sequence above comes from Halosolutus halophilus. Encoded proteins:
- a CDS encoding DUF460 domain-containing protein is translated as MSTRTSALDAVVFGVDVQSGDVRGDAPSYALVVYDGEDVSRDVVTHRKLRRLIDDEEPAIVATDNMYELAADKDQLIHFLGSLPTGTKLVQVTGAEQPEPLSRVAKRHGIPYGKEPMQEAEAAARLAAHSVGQEVSAFTDTTEVKVARGRSTGKGGWSEDRYTRRIHGSVKKRAREVESELEDANLAYEADVREAYGGYANAVFTVEAKPSDIPVSRSRSGDVRVEIERERRDGIEFRPLAKRRDHVVVGIDPGTTTAVAIVSLEGTVLDVWSSRTSDTADVIEWIVERGRPIIVAADVTPMPETVEKFRRSFDAAGWTPASDLPIDEKQHRTREHPYEDDHQRDALAAALFAVDDHEDQFDRIAAKLPPGVDRGEVTARVVAGEESVEAVLTDLEDDDTDDEDTSEHEPRELTEEEKRIKDLKRQVDRLQSHVETLEGRLEKRDDRIDELERELDAARREERKEVRRDREVNRLERKANRLERERDEAREDAETLEKKVDRMKALWKLDHSNFSDVSAEKEGLVPVKVVEKFTKGAIREADDQYGIAPGDVVYLRDASGAGRSTAELLADFEPRVILKDGGLSEIADEILFDEEIPVGPAGDVAMQEVDELAVAREDDVEAVIDDWHDRAAARRRDRKLEMVDRLISEHRAGDNEA
- a CDS encoding DUF7470 family protein, whose amino-acid sequence is MLRNLGPLGIVGLLIVAAGIGLIAWADPVVAVGMALVLAGLGLVVKALISNVLGAWGMM